The DNA window TTTGgataaatgcataaatactGACACACCTGGACATGCGGATAAGCCTGAGCTGTCAGGTTTTAATACAGATTCTTAATCGTGGCTTTCGGTGCTGCTCAGTCGGTCGCTGAGGTCATCGAAGTAGTTATCGACGAACCGGAGCATCTGGACGACGGCGCTGAGTAGCAGGATGTCGCAGTTCAAGTCCAGCTCCAGCTCCCCGCTGTAGTTCTTGACTGGAATAACGCAGGACAGCGGAACGCCCACCCTGACGCTGACATCCTGCATCTGGACCACACAGCGGTTCAGAACAGTTTTATCAAGCTTAGCATGAACACAGAGAGTAATTTCTCTAGAATTAAAAGAATCCTCACTAAGTCCTTGATGTATCCGCTCTTGTAGATGTTTCTCAGATCGTCTTTCACCAAAGGACAAGCTTCATCCACTTTAGTGAGCAGAACCAGCTGAGGAATCCCTACAAACATTTCCAACATGCTGTAAAAATCTGAGCTTAAACTTCTTCAACTTCATCAGTAAAAGTGATTCAGTGACAGGTTCTACTGACCCAACAGGTTAACCTTTCTGCGGATAACTTCCATCTTCTCCTCCAACTTTGGGGGCATAATGGAGACCTTGCTGGCATCAATAACATAAGTCACACAGTGGATCTTGTCTTTGACGGCCGGAGACTTGCGAAAGCCGTGAGACTCAGCATGAAGAGGAGCAGCGGGGTTGAACTGTCAACGTAAATGAAGAATGTGTTAAATTTACTTCATGTAACACAAGTTATGCTTCACAAACTGTAATCAAACATCCCACCTGGTAACAATTCGGCATATGTCCCTTAAGGATGCTGCTGATGTCCTCCACATCAAGCCCCGCCCCTTTGTTGTCCTCCAGGCCCATGGTGTCACACAGGATGATTGGCAGGGGTTTGCCTTCTCGTCCAGCTTTCACAGAGTAGGATCGAAActagaaaagattttaaaaatatattgttgtagtttttttttttctgagacaCAGGAAACTATGTAGACGAGAAGCAGAGTCAGACCTGAGTGGTGAGGCTGGTGGAAGAGCTGCCAGCGATGGCCTGACTGGTGACATGGCCTCTGAATACAGAGTTGATGGAGTTGAAGAAGCTGGACTTTCCGGCTCCGACCTGTCCAATGAGCAAAACCCGAGCCTGGGGCACAGAACTGACTGTGGGTTTGTAGGTTTTGATGGTGTCCATCAGCTCCGTTCTCTTCCTGCAGAGAAACATCAAATTACTGAGAAACTGCCAACAGTAAACCTGCTGAATAATCATTTTAAGCATTGTGATAAAAATGTCCACGTATATTGTGTTAATAATGCTGTTTGACCTCTAATCTTCTCTAACaaatttagaatattttcacagagcaactggatttaaaatgacattaaacACATTTGGTCTTTGTTTACTTATTCACTGATTTCTGAAGGCTGATTGTTGCACTGAAAACTTATTATGGGTATCAGAGTAATGGGGGCTTAACACATGCATGAATaactttcaagattttttttacaaataaattttaacaatttatgtttgacaaaatgttgaaaaagttgAAAGGGAGTAAATACTTTATACTTACCCAGATTCCCAGACCACAGTCCTCCATGGCTTCTCAAGTTCAGTGGATTCTGGTAAAGAGCagcataatttaattttaacatccTCAGTTTTTGCCTTGTAAACATTACTTGTCCAAAAGAGTGTGTAGATATTATgaaaattctaattttaaacTTAGTTAAAGAGATACAGCCCTTTCAGagctcaaataatgcaaagaaaacaagtttatattaatttagaaacagcaatactaatattttaactcaggaagagttcaga is part of the Xiphophorus hellerii strain 12219 chromosome 9, Xiphophorus_hellerii-4.1, whole genome shotgun sequence genome and encodes:
- the LOC116725168 gene encoding interferon-induced protein 44-like, with the translated sequence MATLNPLLSRNQQRTICSQLGNVKLKLLYKASVHGFTGAAFHQRCDKQAPTVSVGYNTTGYVFGGYASQPFTQTGQWVNDNQAFLFSFTGGKLQKYPCTNAPHALLMDGNSGPYFGNALALVHSNQPVTHSAPGNYYNFTAAEMHGNDLKLTECEVYQVEESTELEKPWRTVVWESGKRTELMDTIKTYKPTVSSVPQARVLLIGQVGAGKSSFFNSINSVFRGHVTSQAIAGSSSTSLTTQFRSYSVKAGREGKPLPIILCDTMGLEDNKGAGLDVEDISSILKGHMPNCYQFNPAAPLHAESHGFRKSPAVKDKIHCVTYVIDASKVSIMPPKLEEKMEVIRRKVNLLGIPQLVLLTKVDEACPLVKDDLRNIYKSGYIKDLMQDVSVRVGVPLSCVIPVKNYSGELELDLNCDILLLSAVVQMLRFVDNYFDDLSDRLSSTESHD